The following are encoded together in the Streptomyces sp. NBC_01465 genome:
- a CDS encoding dihydrodipicolinate synthase family protein — protein sequence MDSSPLKAALADVVAIPVTPFDPDGSIDEAAHRALLRRLLDGGVRTLTPNGNTGEFYALTPEERRTVTELTIDEAGDRAVILVGVGHDVPTAIAAAEHARDAGAQMVMVHQPVHPYVSDGGWVDYHRAIAEAVPGLGVVPYIRNPQLPGARLAELADACPNVIGVKYAVPDAARFAAFARDAGLERFVWVAGLAEPYAPSYFSAGATGFTSGLVNVAPSVSLNMIEALRSGDYPAAMKVWEQIRRFEELRGANGSANNVTVVKEALASLGLCRRDVRPPSKQLPESQRAEVAEIAAGWGI from the coding sequence ATGGACTCCTCACCGCTGAAGGCGGCCCTCGCAGACGTCGTGGCGATCCCGGTGACGCCGTTCGACCCGGACGGGTCGATCGACGAAGCCGCCCACCGGGCGCTGCTCAGAAGGCTCCTCGACGGCGGGGTGCGGACCCTGACGCCCAACGGCAACACCGGTGAGTTCTACGCGCTGACCCCCGAAGAGCGGCGCACCGTCACCGAGTTGACCATCGACGAGGCGGGCGACCGCGCGGTCATCCTGGTCGGTGTCGGACACGACGTGCCCACCGCGATCGCCGCCGCCGAGCACGCCCGCGACGCCGGCGCGCAGATGGTGATGGTGCACCAGCCCGTCCACCCGTACGTCTCGGACGGCGGCTGGGTCGACTACCACCGTGCCATCGCGGAGGCCGTCCCCGGCCTCGGCGTCGTCCCGTACATCCGCAACCCGCAGCTTCCCGGTGCGCGCCTGGCCGAACTCGCCGACGCCTGCCCCAACGTCATCGGCGTCAAGTACGCGGTCCCCGACGCCGCCCGCTTCGCCGCCTTCGCACGCGACGCCGGACTCGAGCGCTTCGTGTGGGTCGCCGGGCTCGCCGAGCCGTACGCGCCCTCCTACTTCTCCGCGGGCGCCACCGGCTTCACCTCCGGGCTCGTGAACGTCGCGCCCTCCGTTTCGCTGAATATGATCGAAGCGCTTCGATCGGGCGACTACCCGGCCGCCATGAAGGTCTGGGAGCAGATCCGCCGCTTCGAGGAACTGCGCGGCGCCAACGGCTCCGCCAACAATGTCACCGTCGTCAAGGAGGCCCTCGCCTCGCTCGGCCTGTGCCGCCGCGACGTACGCC
- a CDS encoding GntR family transcriptional regulator, with translation MTFAPSPIPSRTQYVQDAIKHAILTAQLVPGQALVETELAAQFGVSKTPVREALKTLAGTGLVVMSQYKGVTVRMVDAEMAREVYDVRLLLEPEALRRSITRKASLEAAQEALSRSDTAEDKADRSLANRDFHRALYLPCGNPLLARMLDEVRDQAALVSTVAWSAIPSWEREAAEHREILRLALDGDADGAGRALHEHIASFVRRAFPEEGAEA, from the coding sequence ATGACCTTTGCCCCGAGTCCGATCCCCTCACGGACCCAGTACGTGCAGGATGCGATCAAGCACGCGATCCTCACCGCGCAACTGGTGCCGGGGCAGGCCCTCGTCGAGACCGAGCTCGCCGCCCAGTTCGGGGTCTCCAAGACCCCCGTGCGGGAGGCGCTGAAGACCCTGGCGGGGACCGGGCTCGTGGTGATGAGCCAGTACAAGGGCGTCACCGTGCGCATGGTCGACGCCGAGATGGCGCGCGAGGTCTACGACGTACGGCTGCTCCTCGAACCCGAGGCGCTGCGCCGCTCCATCACCCGCAAGGCCTCCCTCGAAGCCGCGCAGGAGGCGCTGTCGCGCTCCGACACCGCCGAGGACAAGGCGGACCGGTCCCTCGCCAACCGCGACTTCCACCGGGCGCTCTACCTCCCCTGCGGAAACCCGCTCCTGGCCCGGATGCTCGACGAAGTACGCGACCAGGCCGCCCTGGTGTCCACCGTCGCCTGGTCCGCGATCCCCTCGTGGGAGCGCGAGGCGGCCGAGCACCGGGAGATCCTGCGGCTCGCGCTCGACGGTGACGCGGACGGCGCGGGCCGTGCGCTGCACGAACACATCGCCTCGTTCGTCCGGCGGGCCTTCCCCGAAGAGGGCGCCGAGGCATGA
- a CDS encoding MBL fold metallo-hydrolase encodes MSYTLTVLGTASPHPAPGRPCSGYLLSGGGARVWVDAGPGTFAELQWYADPARLDAIWISHLHADHCADLLSAVYGLAYGGLTPPAPVPVYAPPGCAQRLAAFFGRPDPGFLAGILDFRDLHDGHEAKIGGLRLISRAVTHDTEAYALRAEYEGAVLAYSGDSGPCAALAELAHRADLLLCEADIDRHPGEEPQVHLTPEDAGALARTAAVGRLVVTHVGPTLTREAATERARRSFGGPTVTAREGDILPFG; translated from the coding sequence ATGTCGTACACCCTCACCGTCCTCGGGACCGCGTCCCCGCACCCCGCCCCCGGCCGCCCCTGCTCCGGCTATCTGCTGAGCGGGGGCGGGGCACGGGTGTGGGTGGACGCGGGGCCCGGGACCTTCGCCGAGCTGCAGTGGTACGCCGACCCGGCGCGGCTCGACGCGATCTGGATCTCGCATCTGCACGCCGACCACTGCGCCGACCTGCTGAGCGCGGTGTACGGACTGGCCTACGGCGGCCTCACCCCGCCCGCGCCCGTACCGGTCTACGCGCCGCCCGGGTGCGCCCAGCGCCTGGCCGCGTTCTTCGGCCGCCCGGACCCCGGATTCCTGGCCGGGATCCTGGACTTCCGCGACCTGCACGACGGCCACGAGGCGAAGATCGGCGGCCTCCGTCTCATCAGCCGCGCCGTCACGCACGACACCGAGGCGTACGCCCTGCGCGCCGAGTACGAGGGCGCGGTCCTCGCGTACTCCGGCGACAGTGGCCCCTGCGCCGCACTCGCCGAACTGGCCCACCGCGCCGACCTGTTGCTCTGCGAGGCCGACATCGACCGGCACCCGGGCGAAGAACCCCAGGTCCATCTCACCCCCGAGGACGCCGGCGCCCTCGCCCGTACCGCCGCAGTGGGCCGCCTCGTCGTCACCCACGTCGGCCCCACCCTCACCCGCGAGGCGGCCACGGAGCGTGCCCGCCGGTCCTTCGGCGGGCCCACCGTCACCGCCCGCGAAGGGGACATCCTGCCCTTCGGGTGA
- a CDS encoding ATP-binding cassette domain-containing protein produces the protein MPEPVLRIERLDVSFGHGSGRRHVLHEVSFDLSAGRTLGLVGESGSGKSTVAKAVVGLVRPHGGRILLDGRDLTLVRKAELHALRRRVQLIPQDPYASLNPRMTVGDAIAEAIDPRRGRLAEHRERVGELLAKVALDPAAADRYPAAFSGGQRQRIAIARALAVEPELIIADEVTSALDCSVQAEVLGVLDGLRRDMGLTMLFISHDLAVVRHVSDEVAVMSEGRIVEHRTRDELFDDPQHAYTQLLLASVPKVGPAA, from the coding sequence ATGCCTGAGCCGGTACTGCGCATCGAGCGCCTCGACGTCTCCTTCGGCCATGGGTCGGGGCGCCGTCACGTCCTCCACGAGGTGAGCTTCGACCTGTCGGCCGGCCGTACGCTCGGCCTCGTCGGCGAGTCGGGGTCGGGCAAGTCGACGGTGGCGAAGGCCGTGGTGGGTCTGGTGCGCCCGCACGGCGGCCGGATCCTGCTCGACGGCCGGGACCTGACCCTCGTACGGAAGGCGGAACTGCACGCCCTGCGCCGCAGGGTCCAGCTGATCCCGCAGGACCCGTACGCCTCGCTCAATCCGCGTATGACGGTGGGCGACGCGATCGCGGAGGCGATCGACCCGCGCCGCGGCAGACTCGCCGAACATCGGGAGCGGGTGGGGGAGTTGCTGGCGAAGGTCGCCCTCGACCCCGCTGCCGCCGACCGCTACCCGGCTGCCTTCTCGGGCGGTCAGCGCCAGCGCATCGCGATCGCCAGAGCGCTCGCCGTCGAGCCGGAGCTGATCATCGCGGACGAGGTCACGTCCGCGCTCGACTGCTCGGTGCAGGCCGAAGTCCTCGGCGTACTGGACGGACTGCGCCGCGACATGGGCCTGACGATGCTCTTCATCTCGCACGACCTCGCGGTGGTGCGGCACGTCAGCGACGAGGTGGCGGTGATGTCGGAGGGCAGGATCGTGGAGCACCGCACCCGCGACGAACTCTTCGACGACCCGCAGCACGCCTACACCCAACTCCTGCTGGCGAGCGTGCCGAAGGTGGGCCCCGCCGCGTAG
- a CDS encoding dipeptide/oligopeptide/nickel ABC transporter permease/ATP-binding protein, which yields MRRTLRSPALLAGIVMLGALLLLAVVGPFIWGDAADTLTGNAHQPASAAHWFGTDALGRDVFARTMAATRPTLVMTLAATAVAAVGGIGLGAVIWVAGPRTRELGQRLIDVMISYPSVIFALIVAAVLGPGSVTSVAAIGLATCPAFARLTTNLAASVAGRDFVATARLLGVSPLRLLRRHLLPNIAEPLLVLLSVAFTASLKALSGLSFLGLGADFDWGRLLFTGLEGIYVNPAPALGPAAAIVVAGLAGGLIGDGLAAAAQPGQTYRPRSERARMREVLSRTDTRSAAPDAFAEARELTVSLPDGTVLVDDVSLHVGRGEIVGIVGESGSGKSLTAMSFAKLLPDGLTADAAALRVGDLDLTGEPEPARLAREIGIVYQDPSASFNPTLKIGSQLTEVLRVHEGVPRKEADRRAVEQLRLARLTVPEQRMKQHPHELSGGMRQRAMIAAALLTRPQLIIADEPTTALDVTVQKEVLGLIKEANERDGLSILLISHDIGVVSTVCDRVLVMYAGRLAEELSVADLREGRAQHPYTRALLAATPAIDSDRPLAAIPGRPPQPAERPTGCTFAPRCPLARAQCTEERPLLRTEGPRVACHALDWEPVHA from the coding sequence ATGAGGCGCACCCTGAGGTCACCGGCGCTCCTCGCCGGAATCGTCATGCTCGGCGCGCTGCTGCTGCTCGCCGTGGTGGGGCCCTTCATCTGGGGCGATGCGGCGGACACCCTCACCGGCAACGCGCATCAACCGGCGTCCGCGGCACACTGGTTCGGTACGGACGCGCTGGGCCGTGATGTCTTCGCACGGACCATGGCGGCGACCCGGCCCACCCTCGTCATGACCCTGGCGGCCACCGCGGTCGCCGCGGTGGGCGGCATCGGGCTCGGCGCGGTGATCTGGGTGGCGGGACCCCGTACGCGAGAACTGGGCCAGCGGCTCATCGACGTGATGATCTCCTACCCCAGCGTCATCTTCGCCCTGATCGTGGCGGCCGTCCTTGGCCCGGGCTCCGTCACCTCGGTGGCCGCGATCGGCCTGGCGACCTGCCCGGCCTTCGCCCGCCTCACCACCAACCTCGCCGCCTCGGTCGCGGGCCGCGACTTCGTCGCCACAGCACGGCTGTTGGGCGTCTCGCCGCTGCGGCTCCTTCGCCGCCACCTCCTGCCGAACATCGCGGAACCTCTGCTGGTCCTGCTCTCGGTGGCGTTCACCGCCTCGCTCAAGGCGCTGTCGGGGCTCTCGTTCCTCGGGCTCGGCGCGGACTTCGACTGGGGGCGACTGCTCTTCACCGGGCTGGAAGGCATCTACGTGAACCCGGCCCCGGCACTCGGCCCCGCTGCGGCGATCGTCGTCGCGGGACTCGCGGGCGGGCTCATCGGCGACGGCCTCGCGGCGGCCGCCCAGCCCGGGCAGACGTACCGGCCGAGGAGCGAACGGGCCCGGATGCGCGAGGTGTTGAGCCGTACGGACACGAGGAGCGCAGCCCCGGACGCCTTCGCCGAAGCGCGCGAGCTCACCGTCTCCCTCCCGGACGGCACCGTCCTCGTCGACGACGTCTCCCTCCACGTCGGCCGCGGCGAGATCGTCGGCATCGTCGGCGAGTCCGGATCCGGCAAGAGCCTCACCGCGATGTCCTTCGCCAAGCTGCTCCCCGACGGCCTCACGGCGGACGCGGCCGCACTGCGCGTCGGCGATCTGGACCTCACCGGAGAGCCCGAACCCGCCCGTCTGGCACGGGAGATCGGGATCGTCTACCAGGACCCCTCCGCCTCCTTCAACCCGACGCTGAAGATCGGCAGCCAGCTCACCGAAGTGCTGCGCGTGCACGAAGGCGTCCCCCGCAAGGAGGCCGACCGACGGGCGGTCGAGCAGCTCAGGCTCGCCCGGCTCACCGTGCCCGAGCAGCGCATGAAGCAGCATCCGCACGAACTGTCGGGCGGTATGCGCCAGCGCGCCATGATCGCCGCCGCGCTGCTCACCCGGCCGCAGCTGATCATCGCGGACGAACCGACCACCGCGCTCGACGTCACGGTCCAGAAGGAAGTGCTCGGACTCATCAAGGAGGCCAACGAGCGCGACGGCCTCTCCATCCTCCTCATCTCGCACGACATCGGCGTCGTCTCGACGGTCTGCGACCGCGTCCTGGTGATGTACGCGGGCCGCCTCGCCGAGGAACTCTCGGTGGCGGACCTCCGGGAGGGACGGGCCCAACACCCTTACACCCGCGCCCTGTTGGCGGCCACGCCGGCGATCGACAGCGACCGCCCCCTGGCCGCGATCCCCGGCCGCCCGCCCCAGCCGGCGGAACGCCCGACCGGCTGCACCTTCGCACCGCGCTGCCCGCTCGCCCGCGCCCAGTGCACGGAGGAGCGGCCGCTGCTGCGGACCGAGGGGCCGCGCGTCGCCTGCCACGCACTCGACTGGGAGCCCGTACATGCCTGA
- a CDS encoding ABC transporter permease, with translation MSQAVRVTPAVKVAQGKARSPWTGFLVRRLVGLAGVLVTLVVGTFLMIQLVPGDPARQVAGSGATAEQIEQVRHGLGLDRTLWEQFTSYVGGLLHGDLGTSFAAGRPVSQLIGDRLPFTAQLALIAMVVVLLVSVPLGMAVAVACRGGRRRWLDSCFTAVTAVAGAVPEYVLATVLVLVFAVTWGVLPAAGAASLSAMVLPVLAVSVGPVCTLARIVRRETATVLTQDYLRTARGHRLRAVRLYSRHALPNLLTSTLTLGGLILSGLLGGTVIVEIVFAWPGLGTGVVNAITARDYPVVQGIVLLLGLLATVLNLLVDIVLGLLDPRTLTGRTGPA, from the coding sequence ATGAGCCAGGCCGTGCGGGTGACACCCGCTGTCAAGGTGGCGCAGGGGAAGGCCCGTTCGCCCTGGACGGGGTTCCTCGTGCGCAGGCTCGTCGGCCTGGCCGGTGTGCTCGTCACGCTGGTCGTCGGCACCTTTCTGATGATCCAGCTCGTACCCGGAGACCCGGCCCGGCAGGTGGCCGGATCGGGCGCCACGGCCGAGCAGATCGAGCAGGTACGGCACGGCCTCGGGCTCGACCGGACGCTGTGGGAGCAGTTCACGTCGTACGTCGGCGGGCTGCTGCACGGCGACCTCGGGACGTCCTTCGCGGCCGGCCGGCCGGTGAGCCAACTCATCGGCGACCGGCTGCCGTTCACCGCGCAGCTCGCGCTCATCGCGATGGTCGTCGTCCTGCTGGTCAGCGTGCCGCTGGGCATGGCGGTCGCAGTCGCCTGCCGCGGCGGGCGGCGGCGCTGGCTGGACTCCTGCTTCACCGCCGTCACCGCGGTCGCCGGGGCCGTGCCGGAGTACGTCCTCGCGACCGTGCTCGTACTCGTCTTCGCCGTCACCTGGGGCGTACTTCCGGCCGCCGGGGCCGCCTCGCTCTCCGCGATGGTGCTGCCGGTGCTCGCCGTCAGCGTCGGGCCCGTCTGCACCCTCGCGCGCATCGTGCGCAGGGAGACCGCGACCGTACTCACCCAGGACTATCTGCGCACCGCGCGCGGACACCGGCTGCGTGCGGTGCGGCTGTACTCACGCCACGCGCTGCCCAACCTGCTCACCAGCACGCTCACCCTCGGCGGGCTCATCCTCTCCGGGCTGCTCGGCGGAACGGTGATCGTCGAGATCGTCTTCGCCTGGCCGGGACTCGGGACCGGTGTCGTGAACGCGATCACTGCCCGCGACTACCCGGTCGTCCAGGGCATCGTCCTTCTCCTCGGGCTGCTCGCCACCGTGCTCAATCTCCTTGTCGACATCGTCCTGGGTCTGCTGGACCCGCGGACCCTGACCGGAAGGACGGGTCCGGCATGA
- a CDS encoding ABC transporter substrate-binding protein, with translation MGLGATACTTSSSGSGDTKGGGNGRISAAMASDPTSLDPSKGTIAADLQMARMTYDSLVGRDDGGKVVPALAEKWDATSTKAEFTLKSGITCTDGAKLTASDVAASLNRFGDPKTGATAAAQVFGAGNTVTATGDDASRKVTVQLKNAWSDLLYGLAMPQASIICPAAMKDPDLLKNGGKGAGTGRYYLTKAQPGSVYSLTAHEGYKWGPQYAKQPAGKEPSGADMRVVQSEATMANEMQTGTLDSIGLTGADVARFTGKSGYKIEPAPIVRMMVVFNERKGHPGADPKVRKAMAAALDQKAFNQAVTRGSGQLMTSIADANVPCVSKDASLLTAYDKAAASKDLKGLKITVEGTNAVAGGAGNEYVQAALKAAGANVTLRNVANANWGTEVLGNKGDWDVTVLPNLNLTNLLTAPASLMSGPEPTAGRNFGNIQNPAFDKAFGKALSTTDETAKCAAWGDAQKALLTRNDVVPMAAVNVYYIDGSRILSAAPDGLYDPGTIRLKK, from the coding sequence GTGGGGCTCGGCGCCACCGCCTGCACGACCAGCAGCAGCGGTTCCGGCGACACCAAGGGAGGCGGCAACGGACGCATATCCGCCGCCATGGCCTCCGACCCCACCTCGCTCGACCCGAGCAAGGGCACCATCGCCGCCGATCTGCAGATGGCGCGCATGACGTACGACTCGCTCGTCGGCCGCGACGACGGCGGGAAGGTCGTCCCCGCGCTCGCGGAGAAGTGGGACGCGACCTCCACCAAGGCCGAGTTCACCCTGAAGTCAGGGATCACCTGCACCGACGGCGCCAAGCTGACGGCGAGCGACGTCGCCGCCTCGCTCAACCGGTTCGGCGACCCGAAGACCGGAGCGACGGCCGCCGCGCAGGTCTTCGGCGCGGGCAACACCGTCACCGCCACCGGGGACGACGCCTCGCGCAAGGTGACCGTCCAGCTGAAGAACGCCTGGTCCGACCTGCTGTACGGGCTCGCGATGCCGCAGGCGTCCATCATCTGTCCGGCCGCGATGAAGGACCCCGACCTCCTCAAGAACGGCGGCAAGGGCGCGGGCACGGGCCGCTACTACCTGACCAAGGCGCAGCCGGGCAGCGTCTACAGCCTCACCGCGCACGAGGGCTACAAGTGGGGCCCCCAGTACGCGAAGCAGCCCGCCGGCAAGGAGCCCTCGGGCGCCGACATGCGGGTGGTCCAGTCCGAGGCCACCATGGCCAACGAGATGCAGACCGGCACCCTGGACTCGATCGGTCTCACGGGCGCCGACGTCGCCCGCTTCACCGGCAAGTCCGGCTACAAGATCGAGCCCGCGCCCATCGTCCGCATGATGGTGGTCTTCAACGAGCGCAAGGGGCACCCGGGCGCCGACCCCAAGGTGCGCAAAGCCATGGCGGCCGCGCTCGACCAGAAGGCGTTCAACCAGGCCGTCACGCGCGGCTCGGGCCAGCTGATGACCAGCATCGCCGACGCCAACGTCCCGTGCGTGTCCAAGGACGCCTCGCTGCTCACCGCGTACGACAAGGCGGCCGCGTCCAAGGACCTCAAGGGCCTGAAGATCACCGTCGAGGGGACCAACGCGGTCGCAGGCGGGGCCGGAAACGAGTACGTACAGGCGGCCCTGAAGGCGGCCGGCGCGAACGTCACCCTGCGCAATGTCGCCAACGCCAACTGGGGCACCGAGGTGCTCGGCAACAAGGGTGACTGGGACGTCACCGTGCTGCCCAACCTCAACCTGACGAACCTGCTCACCGCACCCGCGAGCCTCATGTCGGGACCCGAGCCGACCGCGGGCCGGAACTTCGGCAACATCCAGAACCCGGCGTTCGACAAGGCCTTCGGCAAGGCCCTGTCCACCACCGACGAGACCGCCAAGTGCGCCGCATGGGGAGACGCCCAGAAGGCGCTGCTGACGCGCAACGACGTCGTCCCGATGGCCGCCGTCAACGTCTACTACATCGACGGCAGCCGGATCCTGTCGGCCGCGCCCGACGGTCTGTACGACCCCGGCACCATCCGGCTGAAGAAGTAG
- a CDS encoding amidase produces MYDGLDAVAQASAVREGRVSPVELVRHSLDLIDAHDATLGAFISVTADAALREAREAERRIASEGTEGLPPLFGVPTAIKDLTPTAGVRTTFGSKAYDSHVPDVDAHSVTLLRAAGTISLGKTNTPEFGLSGYTDNDVRGQARSPWDLTRSAGGSSGGAAAAVAAGLVPFAHGSDGGGSLRIPASSCGIFGLKPSRGRISPGPDANVAGLAVEGPLSRTVRDAAAMLDALSVPMPGDPYWAPPLPPGETFLAHAAEEPGRLRIARYADLGDSGFAVDPVCRKAYEETTELLGALGHDVEEVANPFVAELGELFFVIWGVQSLRYEVAPEQEELLRPVTRFWRERGRQTSAEDFYRALAGAQRLSRRVVEATERYDAVLTPTLGLPPQPVAYFTGESGEELMEQIGRQSLFSPFTSGYNLTGQPAASLPLHWTEDELPIGVSLTGRPAGEAQLLSLCAQLEAAKPWGHRRPAL; encoded by the coding sequence ATGTACGACGGCTTGGATGCAGTGGCGCAAGCGAGCGCCGTACGCGAAGGCCGGGTGAGTCCGGTCGAACTCGTCCGGCACAGCCTCGACCTGATCGACGCCCACGACGCGACACTCGGGGCGTTCATCTCGGTCACCGCCGATGCGGCCCTGCGCGAGGCGCGGGAGGCCGAGCGGCGCATCGCGTCGGAGGGGACCGAGGGGCTGCCGCCGCTGTTCGGAGTGCCGACCGCGATCAAGGACCTGACGCCCACGGCCGGAGTGCGCACCACGTTCGGATCCAAGGCGTACGACTCCCACGTCCCGGACGTGGACGCCCACAGCGTGACCCTGCTGCGCGCGGCCGGGACGATCAGCCTCGGCAAGACCAACACCCCAGAATTCGGACTCTCCGGGTACACGGACAACGACGTCCGGGGCCAGGCGCGTTCGCCCTGGGACCTCACGCGCTCCGCAGGCGGCTCCAGCGGCGGAGCGGCGGCCGCCGTCGCCGCCGGACTCGTACCGTTCGCGCACGGCAGCGACGGGGGCGGCTCGCTGCGCATCCCCGCGAGCAGCTGCGGGATCTTCGGGCTGAAGCCCTCGCGGGGCCGGATCAGCCCGGGGCCCGACGCCAATGTGGCGGGCCTCGCCGTGGAGGGACCGCTGAGCCGCACCGTCAGGGACGCGGCCGCGATGCTGGACGCGCTGTCCGTGCCGATGCCCGGCGACCCGTACTGGGCGCCGCCGCTCCCGCCCGGCGAGACCTTCCTCGCGCACGCCGCCGAGGAGCCGGGCCGGCTGCGGATCGCCCGCTACGCCGACCTGGGCGACAGCGGATTCGCCGTGGACCCCGTGTGCCGGAAGGCGTACGAGGAGACCACCGAGCTCCTCGGGGCGCTCGGCCACGACGTCGAGGAGGTCGCCAACCCCTTCGTGGCGGAGCTCGGTGAACTCTTCTTCGTCATCTGGGGAGTTCAGTCCCTGCGCTACGAAGTCGCCCCGGAGCAGGAAGAACTGCTGCGCCCCGTCACCCGCTTCTGGCGCGAGCGCGGCCGGCAGACGAGCGCCGAGGACTTCTACCGTGCGCTCGCCGGAGCGCAGCGGCTCAGCCGGCGGGTCGTCGAGGCCACGGAGCGCTACGACGCGGTCCTCACCCCGACCCTGGGCCTTCCGCCGCAGCCTGTTGCCTACTTCACCGGTGAATCGGGCGAAGAGCTGATGGAACAGATCGGCCGCCAGAGCCTCTTCTCGCCGTTCACCAGCGGCTACAACCTCACCGGCCAGCCCGCGGCCAGCCTGCCGCTGCACTGGACCGAGGACGAACTGCCCATCGGCGTCTCGCTCACCGGCCGACCGGCCGGCGAGGCGCAACTGCTGTCGCTCTGCGCACAGCTGGAAGCGGCCAAGCCCTGGGGACACCGCCGCCCCGCCCTCTGA
- a CDS encoding MFS transporter — protein sequence MNQAIGRVLRDRNAGLYLTGFVVSGFGTSAMWLTAGVWVKSLTGSNALAALTVFMMWAPSLVGPLLGTLADRVRRKPLLVWSNLAVAALLPTLLAVDSPGRLWILFAVLLVYGAQGVVADAAEAALVVAAIDHRLLGDFNGLRMSANEGMKLLAPLAGAGLYVRFGGPAVALLDAVTFVLAAGIFASLRVREEKPARAPAGRWLADTAEGARTLWHSPVLRPLVGAGGATMLLAGLNGAALYAVVDRGLGHSPAYAGVLYAVQGAGSVAAGLLAGPLLRRLPERVFAGAGTALFAAAVGLRSLPYDGVVLACSAAIGLGLPCVLIAALTAVQRETPDEVLGRTAATANTLVFVPNALALAAGAGLVAVVDTHVLLPVTGVLGLLTAAGLLRSAATAGRTVVRDAETA from the coding sequence ATGAATCAGGCGATCGGGCGCGTCCTGCGGGACCGCAACGCAGGGCTTTATCTGACGGGATTCGTGGTCTCGGGCTTCGGCACGAGCGCGATGTGGCTGACGGCCGGGGTGTGGGTCAAGTCCCTCACCGGATCGAACGCGTTGGCGGCGCTGACGGTCTTCATGATGTGGGCGCCCTCGCTGGTCGGCCCGTTGCTCGGCACCCTCGCCGACCGCGTCCGCCGCAAGCCCCTGCTGGTCTGGTCGAACCTCGCCGTCGCGGCCCTGCTGCCCACGCTGCTCGCGGTGGACTCCCCCGGCCGCCTCTGGATCCTGTTCGCCGTCCTGCTGGTGTACGGCGCGCAGGGCGTCGTGGCCGACGCCGCCGAGGCCGCGCTGGTCGTCGCGGCGATCGACCACAGGCTGCTCGGGGACTTCAACGGACTGCGGATGTCGGCCAATGAGGGCATGAAGCTCCTCGCCCCGCTGGCGGGCGCGGGCCTGTACGTCCGCTTCGGCGGGCCCGCGGTGGCGCTCCTGGACGCGGTGACCTTCGTCCTCGCAGCGGGCATCTTCGCCTCGTTGCGCGTACGCGAGGAGAAGCCGGCCCGCGCCCCTGCCGGCCGCTGGCTCGCCGACACGGCCGAGGGTGCGCGCACGCTGTGGCACTCCCCCGTACTGCGGCCGCTGGTGGGCGCGGGCGGGGCCACCATGCTGCTCGCCGGGCTCAACGGGGCGGCGCTCTATGCCGTGGTGGACCGGGGGCTCGGACACTCGCCCGCGTACGCCGGTGTGCTGTACGCCGTCCAGGGCGCGGGCTCCGTCGCGGCCGGGCTCCTCGCGGGCCCGCTCCTGCGGAGGCTGCCGGAGCGGGTGTTCGCCGGGGCCGGGACCGCACTGTTCGCGGCGGCGGTGGGGCTGCGGTCGCTGCCGTACGACGGCGTGGTGCTCGCCTGCAGCGCGGCGATCGGGCTCGGCCTGCCGTGCGTGCTGATCGCGGCACTGACGGCGGTGCAGCGCGAGACCCCGGACGAGGTGCTCGGCCGCACCGCCGCCACCGCCAACACCCTGGTCTTCGTACCGAACGCGCTGGCACTGGCGGCGGGCGCGGGCCTGGTCGCGGTGGTGGACACCCACGTACTGCTGCCGGTGACCGGGGTGCTGGGGCTGCTGACCGCGGCCGGGCTGCTGCGCTCGGCGGCTACTGCGGGGCGGACTGTTGTACGGGACGCAGAAACAGCATGA